The following proteins come from a genomic window of Achromobacter sp. AONIH1:
- the rsmI gene encoding 16S rRNA (cytidine(1402)-2'-O)-methyltransferase: MNQNVSPAAGDAWSRVAESVAGQHWPAATLYVVATPIGNLGDLGLRAWHALQRADVIAAEDTRASRKLLDAWGVGTPLMAAHRHNEASAAQAICERLAQGQRVALVSDAGAPAVSDPGARVVRAVREAGYAVVPVPGPSAVIAALMGSGVTSDENPAFAFAGFAPPKAAARQRWLRTWCALPAPVVMFESPHRLAATLADLLEVCGPARKLTVARELTKRFEEIATFALGEGAAWLAADPHREQGEFVLIVHADEAAEDEGEVDARADALLDALLETLSVRDAAKVAAKVTGLPKDALYSRALRKTAAGDGQ, from the coding sequence ATGAATCAAAATGTCTCACCCGCCGCCGGCGATGCCTGGAGCCGGGTCGCCGAGAGCGTCGCCGGCCAGCATTGGCCCGCCGCGACGCTGTATGTGGTGGCCACGCCCATCGGCAACCTGGGCGACCTGGGCCTGCGGGCCTGGCATGCCCTGCAGCGCGCGGACGTGATCGCCGCCGAGGACACCCGGGCCAGCCGCAAGCTGCTGGACGCCTGGGGCGTGGGCACGCCACTCATGGCCGCCCATCGGCACAACGAAGCCTCGGCCGCGCAGGCGATCTGCGAGCGCCTGGCCCAGGGCCAGCGCGTGGCGCTGGTGTCCGACGCCGGAGCGCCGGCCGTCAGCGATCCGGGCGCGCGCGTGGTCCGCGCCGTGCGCGAGGCCGGCTACGCGGTGGTGCCGGTGCCTGGCCCCAGCGCGGTCATCGCGGCCCTGATGGGCAGCGGCGTCACATCCGACGAGAATCCCGCCTTCGCCTTCGCCGGTTTCGCGCCGCCCAAGGCGGCCGCGCGCCAGCGCTGGCTGCGCACCTGGTGCGCGCTGCCGGCGCCGGTGGTGATGTTCGAGTCGCCGCACCGGCTGGCCGCCACGCTGGCGGACCTGCTGGAGGTCTGCGGCCCGGCGCGCAAGCTGACCGTGGCGCGCGAGTTGACCAAGCGCTTCGAGGAAATCGCCACCTTCGCGCTGGGCGAGGGCGCGGCCTGGCTGGCCGCCGACCCGCACCGCGAGCAGGGCGAGTTCGTGCTGATCGTGCACGCCGACGAGGCCGCAGAAGACGAGGGCGAGGTCGACGCGCGCGCCGACGCGCTGCTCGACGCCTTGTTGGAAACCCTGTCCGTGCGCGACGCGGCCAAGGTGGCGGCCAAGGTCACGGGCCTGCCCAAGGACGCGCTGTACAGCCGGGCGCTGCGCAAGACGGCCGCCGGCGACGGGCAGTAG
- a CDS encoding YraN family protein, translating to MNDEILPLALVLAQAARRRARRKRSATARKPAPAPRRSPTQRVGDAHEDAALRLLQARGLVLLARNLACRHGEIDLAMRDGAVLVFVEVRARRDARFGGAAASIGAAKQRRLAQAAAYWLPRLAARHWRGVPPAARFDVVAFESGVARWLRDAFLVAS from the coding sequence ATGAACGACGAGATCCTGCCCCTGGCCCTGGTGCTCGCGCAGGCCGCGCGGCGCCGCGCCCGGCGCAAACGGAGCGCGACGGCGCGCAAGCCCGCCCCCGCGCCGCGCCGCTCGCCCACCCAGCGCGTCGGCGACGCCCACGAGGACGCCGCGCTGCGCCTGCTGCAGGCGCGCGGCCTGGTCCTGCTGGCGCGCAACCTGGCCTGCCGTCACGGCGAGATCGACCTGGCCATGCGCGACGGCGCGGTGCTGGTCTTCGTCGAGGTTCGCGCCCGCCGCGACGCGCGCTTCGGCGGCGCGGCGGCCAGCATCGGCGCGGCCAAGCAGCGGCGGCTGGCCCAGGCGGCCGCGTACTGGCTGCCGCGCCTGGCCGCCCGCCACTGGCGCGGCGTCCCGCCGGCCGCGCGCTTCGACGTGGTCGCCTTCGAATCCGGCGTTGCCCGGTGGCTGCGCGATGCCTTCCTGGTCGCGAGCTGA
- a CDS encoding phosphoheptose isomerase gives MDMTSRMTSHFRDAAATLEQSMNELAEPLAVAVDVLFGALANNGRILACGNGGSAADAQHFVAELVGRFERERLPLAGIALNTDTSIMTAVGNDYGFDEIYERQVNALGQPGDVLVAISTSGNSPNVVRAMEAASAREMHVLALTGKGGGVMGELITPMDVHLCVPSDRTMRIQEVHILLLHALCDGIDALLLGDTE, from the coding sequence ATGGATATGACCTCTCGTATGACGTCGCACTTTCGCGATGCCGCGGCCACGCTCGAGCAAAGCATGAACGAGCTGGCCGAACCGCTGGCGGTGGCGGTGGACGTGCTGTTTGGCGCCCTGGCGAACAATGGCAGGATTCTGGCTTGCGGCAATGGCGGCTCGGCCGCCGACGCGCAACATTTCGTCGCCGAACTGGTGGGCCGCTTCGAGCGCGAACGCCTGCCCCTGGCCGGCATCGCGCTGAATACCGACACCTCGATCATGACGGCGGTCGGCAACGACTACGGCTTCGACGAGATCTACGAGCGCCAGGTCAACGCGCTGGGCCAGCCCGGCGACGTGCTGGTGGCCATTTCCACCAGCGGCAACTCGCCCAACGTGGTGCGCGCCATGGAAGCGGCCAGCGCCCGGGAAATGCATGTGCTGGCCCTGACCGGCAAGGGCGGCGGCGTCATGGGGGAACTCATTACGCCCATGGACGTCCATCTATGCGTGCCCAGTGATCGCACGATGCGCATCCAGGAAGTCCACATCTTGCTGCTGCACGCCCTTTGTGACGGCATTGACGCTCTTCTGCTAGGAGACACCGAATGA
- a CDS encoding BON domain-containing protein has product MISDARTAARPLLLAALLSTAALSLSACAPLIVGGAAATTAVVVTDRRTSGTQLEDQNMAFKAQHQISQKLGETARVNAMAYGGILLLTGDVPTDEAKNQATAMARGVENVKQVVNQLTVGPIASLGVRSNDTWLTSKVKTALINTKYVPSGTIAVTTDHSVVYLMGKLTQAEGDYAANAAADVGGVAKVVKLFETISREEAVRLSSSGSKSSQSGSSADAKAPIESSAGAQGDGNASGGGSSGVQAIPIK; this is encoded by the coding sequence ATGATTTCTGACGCCAGGACCGCGGCCCGCCCGCTGCTGCTCGCCGCCTTGCTCTCGACCGCCGCCCTGTCGCTGTCGGCCTGCGCGCCCCTGATCGTCGGCGGCGCCGCCGCCACCACGGCGGTGGTCGTGACCGACCGCCGCACGTCGGGCACCCAGCTCGAAGACCAGAACATGGCCTTCAAGGCGCAGCACCAGATTTCCCAGAAGCTGGGCGAGACCGCGCGGGTCAACGCCATGGCCTATGGCGGCATCCTGCTGCTGACCGGCGACGTGCCCACCGACGAGGCCAAGAACCAGGCCACCGCCATGGCCCGCGGCGTCGAGAACGTCAAGCAGGTGGTGAACCAGCTGACCGTGGGCCCGATCGCCTCGCTGGGCGTGCGCTCGAACGACACCTGGCTGACCTCCAAGGTCAAGACGGCCCTGATCAACACCAAGTACGTGCCGTCGGGCACCATCGCCGTCACCACCGACCACAGCGTGGTGTACCTGATGGGCAAGCTGACCCAGGCCGAGGGCGACTACGCCGCCAACGCGGCGGCCGACGTGGGCGGCGTGGCCAAGGTTGTTAAACTGTTCGAGACCATCAGCCGCGAGGAAGCCGTGCGGCTGTCCAGCAGCGGATCCAAGTCCTCGCAGTCCGGCTCCTCCGCCGACGCCAAGGCGCCGATCGAAAGCAGCGCCGGCGCCCAGGGCGACGGCAACGCCTCCGGCGGCGGCAGCAGCGGCGTGCAGGCCATACCGATCAAGTAA
- a CDS encoding peroxiredoxin has product MKKALLALTLLVAAGIGGWFLLRPAQTAPDVRFTTLEGKSFSMQDLRGKVVLVKFWATSCVTCVKQMPETISAYNEYAAKGYEAIAVAMNYDPPNFVLNFAETRKLPFPVALDTKGDIARAFGDIRLTPTAFLIDKQGRIIKRYLGEYDVAEFHATVEKALAAG; this is encoded by the coding sequence ATGAAAAAAGCCCTTCTAGCCCTGACCCTCCTGGTGGCCGCCGGCATCGGCGGCTGGTTCCTGCTGCGCCCGGCGCAGACCGCGCCGGACGTGCGATTCACCACGCTGGAGGGCAAGTCCTTCTCCATGCAGGACCTGCGCGGCAAGGTCGTGCTGGTGAAGTTCTGGGCGACCAGCTGCGTCACCTGCGTCAAGCAGATGCCGGAAACCATCTCGGCCTACAACGAGTACGCGGCCAAGGGCTACGAAGCCATCGCGGTCGCGATGAACTACGATCCGCCCAACTTCGTGCTGAACTTCGCCGAGACCCGCAAGCTGCCCTTCCCGGTGGCGCTGGACACCAAGGGCGACATCGCCCGCGCCTTCGGCGACATCCGCCTGACGCCCACGGCCTTCCTGATCGACAAGCAGGGCCGCATCATCAAGCGCTACCTGGGCGAATACGACGTGGCCGAATTCCACGCCACCGTGGAAAAGGCGCTGGCCGCGGGCTGA
- a CDS encoding MetQ/NlpA family ABC transporter substrate-binding protein — protein sequence MRLNFVRSALAASAFFLAAAGAAHAEKIVVGATQVPHAEILEVVKPQLAKEGVELDIKVFSDYVQPNLQLNDKQLDANFFQHKPYLESFNKDRKATLVPVALVHVEPFGGYSKKIKNVSELKDGATIAIPNDPSNGGRALVLLQKQGLVKLKDPSNILATAADVIENPKKLKFRELEAAMLPRSLDDVDLALINTNYALEAGLVPTKDALFIEGSDSPYANVLVTRADNKDAPAIKKLVNALHTPEVKKFIQEKYKGAVVPAF from the coding sequence ATGCGTTTGAACTTCGTCCGGTCGGCCCTGGCGGCCTCGGCTTTCTTCCTGGCGGCCGCAGGCGCCGCCCATGCTGAAAAAATCGTGGTGGGCGCGACCCAGGTGCCGCATGCCGAAATCCTGGAGGTGGTGAAGCCGCAGCTGGCCAAGGAAGGCGTGGAACTGGACATCAAGGTGTTCAGCGACTACGTGCAGCCCAACCTGCAACTGAACGACAAGCAGCTCGACGCCAACTTCTTCCAGCACAAGCCTTACCTGGAGTCGTTCAACAAGGACCGCAAGGCCACGCTGGTGCCGGTGGCCCTGGTGCACGTCGAGCCCTTCGGCGGTTACTCCAAGAAGATCAAGAACGTCTCCGAACTCAAGGACGGCGCCACGATCGCCATCCCGAACGATCCGTCCAACGGCGGCCGCGCCCTGGTGCTGCTGCAGAAGCAGGGCCTGGTCAAGCTGAAGGATCCGTCCAACATCCTGGCGACCGCCGCCGACGTGATCGAGAACCCCAAGAAGCTGAAGTTCCGCGAGCTGGAAGCCGCGATGCTGCCGCGTTCGCTGGACGACGTGGACCTGGCGCTGATCAACACCAACTACGCGCTGGAAGCCGGCCTGGTCCCGACCAAGGATGCGCTGTTCATCGAAGGCTCCGACTCGCCCTACGCCAACGTGCTGGTGACCCGCGCCGACAACAAGGACGCGCCGGCCATCAAGAAGCTGGTCAACGCCCTGCACACGCCCGAGGTGAAGAAGTTCATCCAGGAAAAGTACAAGGGCGCCGTGGTGCCGGCGTTCTAA
- the argB gene encoding acetylglutamate kinase translates to MTDTPDPAAVSSPAVKAAVLSEALPYIRRFHGKTIVVKYGGNAMTEERLQRSFAHDVVLLKLVGLNPVVVHGGGPQIDDALRRIGKQGTFIQGMRVTDAETMEVVEWVLGGQVQQDIVMMINEVGGKAVGLTGKDGGLIQAQKKLMANKDNPAEPIDIGFVGDITLVEPAVVKALQDDQFIPVISPIGYGEDGTAYNINADVVAGKMAEVLGAEKLLMLTNTPGVLDKAGKLLRSLSAQTIDELFADGTISGGMLPKISSALDAAKNGVNSVHIVDGRVPHCLLLEILTDQGVGTMISSH, encoded by the coding sequence ATGACCGACACCCCCGACCCTGCTGCCGTCTCGTCTCCCGCCGTCAAAGCCGCCGTGCTGTCCGAGGCCTTGCCGTACATCCGACGATTTCACGGCAAGACCATCGTGGTGAAGTACGGCGGCAACGCCATGACGGAAGAGCGGTTGCAGCGCAGCTTCGCGCACGACGTGGTGCTGCTCAAGCTGGTCGGCCTGAACCCCGTGGTGGTCCACGGCGGCGGTCCGCAGATCGATGACGCGCTGCGCCGCATCGGCAAGCAGGGCACCTTCATCCAGGGCATGCGCGTCACCGACGCCGAGACCATGGAAGTCGTCGAATGGGTGCTGGGCGGTCAGGTCCAGCAGGACATCGTCATGATGATCAACGAAGTCGGCGGCAAGGCCGTGGGCCTGACCGGCAAGGACGGCGGACTGATCCAGGCCCAGAAGAAGCTGATGGCCAACAAGGACAACCCCGCCGAACCCATCGATATCGGCTTCGTCGGCGACATCACGCTGGTCGAGCCGGCCGTGGTCAAGGCGCTGCAGGACGACCAGTTCATCCCGGTCATCTCCCCCATCGGCTATGGCGAGGACGGCACCGCCTACAACATCAACGCCGACGTGGTCGCCGGCAAGATGGCCGAAGTGCTGGGCGCCGAGAAGCTGCTGATGCTGACCAACACCCCGGGCGTGCTGGACAAGGCGGGCAAGCTGCTGCGCAGCCTGTCGGCCCAGACCATCGACGAGCTGTTCGCCGACGGCACCATCTCGGGCGGCATGCTGCCCAAGATCTCGTCGGCGCTGGACGCCGCCAAGAACGGCGTGAACTCGGTCCACATCGTCGACGGCCGCGTGCCGCACTGCCTGCTGCTGGAAATCCTCACGGACCAAGGCGTCGGCACGATGATCAGCTCGCATTGA
- a CDS encoding pyrimidine 5'-nucleotidase, whose translation MRSLRQLQRPAVRVRRSRRTAAHDDGLLWLFDLDNTLHDTSHAIFPRIDHGMTMAVAETLGVDIDTANHLRRKYWKRYGATMIGLVRHHGVDPHEFLHRSHDFDVNPLVRAEKALAYKLRQLPGRKVLLTNAPLEYARAVLRRLGILRQFDSLWAIEHMRLHGEFRPKPSPALLRYVLAREGASPRRTVLVEDTLANLRGARRAGLRTVHVYHPGTPFGRGRSQRPSYVDLRVNSVSDLLLRRRPLRG comes from the coding sequence ATGCGAAGCCTGCGCCAATTGCAGCGGCCCGCGGTGCGCGTGCGGCGGTCCCGCAGGACCGCCGCGCACGACGACGGGCTGTTGTGGCTGTTCGACCTGGACAACACGCTGCACGACACGTCGCACGCGATCTTCCCGCGCATCGACCACGGCATGACCATGGCCGTGGCCGAGACGCTGGGCGTGGACATCGACACGGCCAACCACCTGCGCCGCAAGTACTGGAAGCGCTACGGCGCCACCATGATCGGCCTGGTGCGCCATCATGGCGTGGACCCGCACGAGTTCCTGCACCGCAGCCATGACTTCGACGTGAACCCGCTGGTGCGCGCCGAGAAGGCGCTGGCCTACAAGCTGCGCCAGCTGCCCGGACGCAAGGTGCTGCTGACCAACGCGCCGCTCGAGTACGCGCGCGCGGTGCTGCGCCGACTAGGCATCCTGCGCCAGTTCGACAGCCTCTGGGCCATCGAGCACATGCGCCTGCACGGCGAGTTCCGCCCCAAGCCGTCGCCGGCCCTGCTGCGCTACGTGCTGGCGCGCGAGGGCGCGTCGCCCCGCCGCACCGTGCTGGTCGAGGACACGCTGGCCAATCTGCGCGGCGCGCGCCGCGCCGGCCTGCGCACGGTTCACGTCTATCATCCCGGCACGCCGTTCGGACGCGGCCGCTCGCAACGGCCGTCCTACGTCGACTTGCGGGTAAACTCGGTCAGTGATTTGCTGTTGCGCCGACGTCCCCTGCGTGGATAG
- the slmA gene encoding nucleoid occlusion factor SlmA has protein sequence MASKPGERKTQILQTLAEMLEQPHASRITTAALAARLSVSEAALYRHFASKAQMFEGLIEFIETSIFTLVNQIAAAEPLGVTQARQTVAMLLTFSERNKGMTRVLTGDALVTEDNRLQERINHINDRIEASLRQSLRTAVTDGGLPPEANISAHASLLTHLVLGRWLRYAQSGWRVAPTLHLDEQLRLALG, from the coding sequence ATGGCGAGCAAACCCGGCGAACGCAAGACCCAGATACTGCAGACCCTGGCCGAAATGCTGGAGCAGCCGCACGCCTCCCGCATCACCACGGCCGCGCTGGCCGCGCGCCTGTCGGTATCCGAGGCCGCGCTGTACCGCCACTTCGCCAGCAAGGCGCAGATGTTCGAGGGGCTGATCGAATTCATCGAGACCAGCATCTTCACGCTGGTCAACCAGATCGCCGCCGCCGAGCCGCTGGGCGTGACCCAGGCGCGCCAGACCGTGGCCATGCTGCTCACCTTCTCCGAACGCAACAAGGGCATGACCCGGGTGCTGACCGGCGACGCGCTGGTCACCGAGGACAACCGGCTGCAGGAACGCATCAACCACATCAACGACCGCATCGAGGCCTCGCTGCGACAGTCGCTGCGCACCGCCGTGACCGACGGCGGCCTGCCGCCCGAGGCCAACATCAGCGCCCATGCCAGCCTGCTGACGCACCTGGTGCTGGGTCGCTGGCTGCGCTATGCGCAAAGCGGCTGGCGCGTCGCGCCCACGCTGCACCTGGACGAACAGCTGCGCCTGGCGCTGGGCTGA
- a CDS encoding DASS family sodium-coupled anion symporter, whose product MTAPAAVPAPQNKTKIPIGLIAGFVALIAVLLMPLPADLPVAGHRMLAILAFAVVVWITEAVSYEASAIMITTLMAFLLGTAPTIKDPQTLYGTSAAISMALTGFANSALALVTGALFIAAAMTFTGLDRRIALVTLSKVGTSTRRILIGAIAVTIVLSLVVPSATARSAAVVPIMMGVIAAFGVDKRSNIAAGIMIIVAQATSIWNVGIQTAAAQNLLTVGFMEKMLGQRVAWSDWLIAGAPWSLIMSAVLVVVVLKMLPPESNSIAGGKEAVEKSLRELGPMTGAQKRLMAVSVLLLLFWATEGKLHKFDTTSTTYFGLVLLMLPRFGVMTWKDVQSRIPWGTVIVFGVGISLGTALLTTQAGQWLGNQVVAHTGLDHLGPLAIFAILSAFLIVIHLGFASATALTSAMLPILISVLATLPGEFSRLGMTMLLGFVVSYGFILPINAPQNMVCLGTETFNARQFAKVGIVITIVGYLLMLLFGMTYWRWLGWL is encoded by the coding sequence ATGACCGCGCCAGCCGCCGTCCCTGCCCCACAAAACAAAACCAAGATCCCCATCGGACTCATCGCCGGCTTTGTCGCGCTGATCGCAGTGCTGCTGATGCCCCTGCCGGCAGACCTGCCGGTCGCCGGTCATCGCATGCTGGCCATCCTGGCCTTCGCCGTGGTCGTGTGGATCACCGAAGCCGTGTCGTACGAAGCCAGCGCCATCATGATCACGACGCTGATGGCCTTCCTGCTCGGCACCGCGCCGACCATCAAGGATCCGCAGACGCTGTACGGCACCTCCGCCGCCATCAGCATGGCGCTGACAGGCTTCGCCAATTCGGCGCTGGCGCTGGTGACCGGCGCGCTGTTCATCGCCGCCGCCATGACCTTCACCGGACTGGACCGGCGCATCGCGCTGGTCACGCTGTCCAAGGTCGGCACCAGCACGCGCCGCATCCTGATCGGCGCGATCGCCGTGACCATCGTGCTGAGCCTGGTCGTGCCCAGCGCCACGGCGCGCAGCGCCGCGGTGGTGCCCATCATGATGGGCGTGATCGCGGCCTTCGGCGTGGACAAGCGCTCGAACATCGCCGCCGGCATCATGATCATCGTGGCGCAGGCCACCAGCATCTGGAACGTCGGCATCCAGACCGCCGCCGCGCAGAACCTGCTGACGGTCGGCTTCATGGAAAAGATGCTGGGCCAGCGCGTGGCCTGGTCCGACTGGCTGATCGCCGGCGCCCCGTGGTCGCTGATCATGTCGGCCGTGCTGGTCGTCGTGGTGCTCAAGATGCTGCCGCCGGAAAGCAACAGCATCGCCGGCGGCAAGGAAGCCGTCGAGAAGTCGCTGCGTGAGCTCGGCCCCATGACCGGCGCGCAGAAGCGCCTGATGGCCGTGTCCGTGCTGCTGCTGTTGTTCTGGGCCACCGAAGGCAAGCTGCACAAGTTCGACACCACCTCCACCACCTACTTCGGCCTGGTGCTGCTGATGCTGCCGCGCTTCGGCGTGATGACCTGGAAAGACGTGCAGTCGCGCATACCGTGGGGCACCGTGATCGTGTTCGGCGTCGGCATCAGCCTGGGCACCGCGCTGCTCACCACGCAGGCCGGCCAATGGCTGGGCAATCAGGTGGTCGCGCACACCGGCCTGGACCACCTCGGACCGCTGGCGATCTTCGCCATCCTGTCGGCCTTCCTGATCGTCATCCACCTGGGTTTCGCCAGCGCCACCGCGCTGACCTCGGCCATGCTGCCCATCCTGATCTCGGTGCTGGCCACGCTGCCGGGCGAATTCAGCCGCCTGGGCATGACCATGCTGCTGGGCTTCGTGGTCAGCTATGGCTTCATCCTGCCCATCAACGCGCCGCAGAACATGGTGTGCCTGGGCACGGAAACGTTCAACGCCCGCCAGTTCGCCAAGGTCGGCATCGTCATCACCATCGTCGGCTACCTGCTGATGCTGCTGTTCGGCATGACCTACTGGCGCTGGCTGGGCTGGCTGTAA
- a CDS encoding Ldh family oxidoreductase — protein sequence MKISLEQAREYGRRVLAAQGVPEDIARDVADHLVESDRVGYTSHGLSILTNYRRVLADGLAQADGRPELVNDRGAMLAYDGHNGLGQHVGKVVIEKAIERTQQHGQCILTLRRSHHLGRMGHYGEMVAAQGLILLAFTNVINRAPTVAPFGGAQACMTTNPLCFAGPLPGGRPPFIVDMATSSIAVNKARVLAAKGEQAPPGSLIDAQGNPTTDPNALFADPPGALLPFGGHKGYAMGLVAELLAGVLSGGGTIQPEHPRNGVATNNMFAILLNPQVDFNTDWRSLEVGAFIDYLHACPPQPGVDRVQYPGEYEAANRALNADSLTFDARIWDGMKQLATDLGVADALPR from the coding sequence ATGAAAATCTCGCTTGAACAGGCACGGGAATACGGGCGGCGCGTGCTGGCCGCCCAGGGCGTGCCGGAAGACATCGCGCGGGACGTGGCCGATCACCTGGTGGAGTCCGACCGCGTCGGCTACACCAGCCACGGCCTGTCCATTCTCACCAACTACCGCCGCGTGCTGGCCGACGGGCTGGCGCAGGCCGACGGCCGGCCCGAGCTGGTCAACGACCGTGGCGCCATGCTGGCCTATGACGGCCACAACGGCCTGGGCCAGCACGTGGGCAAGGTGGTCATCGAAAAAGCCATCGAGCGCACGCAGCAGCATGGCCAGTGCATCCTGACGCTGCGCCGCAGCCATCACCTGGGCCGCATGGGCCACTACGGGGAAATGGTGGCGGCGCAGGGGCTGATCCTGCTGGCCTTCACCAACGTGATCAACCGCGCGCCCACCGTGGCGCCGTTCGGCGGCGCCCAGGCCTGCATGACCACCAATCCGCTGTGCTTCGCCGGGCCGCTGCCCGGCGGGCGGCCGCCCTTCATCGTGGACATGGCCACCAGCTCCATCGCCGTCAACAAGGCGCGCGTGCTGGCGGCCAAGGGCGAGCAGGCGCCGCCGGGATCGCTGATCGACGCCCAAGGCAACCCCACCACCGATCCGAACGCGCTGTTCGCCGATCCGCCGGGCGCGCTGCTGCCCTTCGGCGGCCACAAGGGCTACGCCATGGGCCTGGTGGCCGAGCTGCTGGCCGGCGTGCTGTCGGGCGGCGGCACCATCCAGCCCGAACACCCGCGCAATGGCGTGGCCACCAACAACATGTTCGCCATCCTGCTGAACCCGCAGGTCGACTTCAACACCGACTGGCGCTCGCTCGAAGTCGGCGCCTTCATCGATTACCTGCATGCCTGCCCGCCGCAACCCGGCGTGGACCGGGTGCAGTATCCCGGCGAGTACGAAGCCGCCAACCGTGCGCTGAACGCGGATTCGCTGACCTTCGATGCGCGTATCTGGGACGGCATGAAGCAGCTGGCGACGGATCTGGGCGTGGCGGACGCGTTGCCTCGATAG
- a CDS encoding IS110 family transposase: MSTVTLIGIDLGKHSFHLHGQDAAGRMMFRKKCSRQDLFKLLGNTPRSTVVMEACAGAHWMARRIEELGHQAKLISPQFVRPFVQGNKNDFADAQAICEAASRPSMRFVSVRNQAQQTVSALHRVRESLVAQRTGVINQVHAFLLEFGISLPRGQAILRRLPAVLAEHALPPQLGALLERLRSHFQYLDEQVGQIERELCLQLREDERSQRLLQIPGIGPITASVLMTELGDARQFGSARQFAASVGLVPRQYSTGGKPTLLGISKRGDKNLRRLLVQGARAIMRHVERRTDRLGAWVRELQARRHSNVVACALANKLARIAWAILANGTNYRSEQTVAPA; encoded by the coding sequence ATGAGCACCGTCACGCTGATTGGCATCGATCTGGGCAAACACAGCTTCCATCTGCATGGGCAGGACGCGGCCGGCAGGATGATGTTTCGCAAGAAGTGCTCGCGCCAGGATCTGTTCAAGTTACTGGGCAACACACCGCGCAGCACAGTGGTGATGGAGGCCTGCGCCGGCGCGCACTGGATGGCGCGCCGCATCGAAGAACTGGGCCACCAGGCCAAGCTCATTTCCCCCCAGTTCGTGCGCCCCTTCGTACAGGGCAACAAGAATGACTTCGCCGATGCCCAGGCGATCTGCGAGGCGGCCTCGCGCCCGAGCATGCGGTTCGTGAGCGTGCGCAATCAGGCTCAGCAGACCGTCTCTGCCCTGCATCGGGTGCGTGAATCACTGGTCGCTCAGCGCACGGGCGTGATCAACCAGGTGCACGCCTTTTTGCTGGAGTTTGGCATCAGCCTGCCTCGTGGTCAGGCGATTCTGCGACGCTTGCCAGCGGTTCTGGCCGAACACGCGCTGCCGCCCCAACTAGGCGCGCTGCTGGAGCGGCTGCGATCGCACTTTCAGTATCTGGATGAGCAGGTAGGCCAGATTGAGCGTGAGCTGTGTCTACAGCTGCGCGAGGATGAACGCAGCCAGCGGCTGCTTCAGATCCCCGGCATCGGGCCAATCACTGCTAGCGTGCTGATGACTGAGCTGGGCGATGCGCGGCAATTTGGTTCGGCGCGCCAGTTCGCCGCTTCGGTAGGCTTGGTGCCTCGCCAGTACAGCACGGGCGGCAAACCCACGCTCCTGGGCATCAGCAAACGGGGCGACAAGAACCTTAGACGATTGTTGGTACAGGGCGCTCGCGCGATCATGCGACACGTGGAGCGACGAACCGACCGGCTAGGCGCCTGGGTGCGCGAGCTGCAGGCCCGACGTCACTCGAACGTGGTCGCTTGTGCGCTGGCCAATAAATTGGCGAGGATCGCCTGGGCCATCCTCGCCAATGGAACGAACTACCGAAGTGAGCAGACTGTAGCGCCAGCCTGA
- a CDS encoding DUF2975 domain-containing protein: MSTIHSPSSPPDHKPELARIRKLSLILGYACLAIACAIPLMPLLAIGLAALTGAPVPSRLPLPGQEPLSAWMLATLGIFNVLPMIFLVIGLWTARACFKRFARGEFFAASAIRALRKFSIWAALSAATALVGHALLTLALSPHFQQVLFSIASSGHWLTLTFAGMLWVMAAMINHGRSLAEENEAFV; the protein is encoded by the coding sequence ATGTCGACGATCCACTCCCCCTCATCCCCGCCTGATCACAAGCCGGAACTCGCACGCATCAGGAAACTCAGCCTCATCCTGGGCTATGCCTGCCTGGCAATTGCCTGCGCGATACCGCTCATGCCCTTGCTCGCCATCGGGCTCGCGGCCCTGACCGGCGCCCCGGTCCCGTCGCGCCTGCCCCTGCCAGGCCAGGAACCACTCTCCGCCTGGATGCTGGCAACTCTCGGCATCTTCAACGTCCTGCCCATGATCTTTCTTGTTATCGGCTTGTGGACAGCCCGCGCGTGCTTCAAGCGGTTCGCCAGGGGGGAGTTCTTCGCCGCCTCCGCCATTCGGGCCCTGCGCAAGTTTTCCATCTGGGCCGCATTGTCAGCGGCCACCGCCCTGGTCGGTCACGCCCTGCTCACGCTGGCGCTTTCCCCACATTTTCAGCAGGTGCTCTTCTCCATTGCGTCTTCGGGCCATTGGCTGACGCTGACGTTCGCGGGGATGCTGTGGGTGATGGCGGCGATGATCAACCACGGCCGGTCATTGGCGGAAGAAAACGAAGCGTTCGTATGA